One window of Mangrovibacterium diazotrophicum genomic DNA carries:
- a CDS encoding SixA phosphatase family protein: MKRVIIVRHAKAVPYGYEDDFNRKLRPSGKEDAEILSAELKESGIAPDLIISSPAKRAYSTAKVYAKTYGYDKKKIRKEEDLYDGLTTQDFIELLHDLPEDISSVFVFGHNPTIHYLINNLVRFFNSDTPTCSTAVIEFKVENWKNIASREGDLVAHLKPRSFR; encoded by the coding sequence ATGAAACGTGTAATAATTGTCCGGCACGCCAAAGCGGTTCCTTATGGTTACGAAGATGACTTTAACCGCAAACTGAGACCAAGCGGCAAAGAGGACGCAGAAATCTTAAGCGCAGAACTAAAAGAATCCGGTATTGCTCCCGATTTAATTATTTCCAGTCCGGCCAAACGAGCTTATTCAACGGCGAAAGTTTATGCGAAGACCTACGGCTACGACAAAAAGAAGATCCGAAAGGAAGAGGATTTATACGACGGCCTGACAACCCAGGATTTTATTGAACTATTACACGACCTCCCTGAAGATATTAGCTCCGTATTTGTATTTGGACATAACCCGACGATTCATTATTTGATCAACAACTTGGTTCGCTTCTTCAACAGCGACACACCAACCTGCTCAACTGCAGTCATTGAGTTCAAGGTTGAAAACTGGAAAAATATTGCTTCACGGGAAGGAGATTTGGTCGCCCACCTGAAACCAAGATCTTTCCGCTAA
- a CDS encoding metallophosphoesterase family protein yields MKRIGLLSDTHGAISDRVLKFFENVDEIWHAGDIGTVEAADQLEAFKPFKAVYGNIDNHVLRRMYPENQRFFCEEVDVLMTHIGGYPGKYESRIRNELYTKPPKLFICGHSHILKVIFDQKLNCLHINPGAAGYKGFHNVCTAVRFVIDKQDVKDLEVLEFERSKFDE; encoded by the coding sequence ATGAAGCGGATAGGTTTACTATCGGATACACATGGCGCGATTAGCGATCGGGTGCTGAAATTCTTTGAAAATGTTGATGAGATCTGGCATGCAGGTGATATTGGAACAGTAGAAGCAGCTGATCAATTGGAGGCTTTTAAGCCTTTTAAGGCTGTTTATGGAAATATTGATAATCATGTTTTAAGGAGGATGTACCCTGAAAATCAACGATTTTTTTGCGAGGAAGTTGACGTATTGATGACGCACATTGGGGGATACCCGGGAAAGTACGAATCTAGAATAAGAAACGAGCTCTATACGAAACCGCCGAAACTTTTTATTTGCGGTCATTCACACATCCTGAAAGTCATCTTCGACCAAAAACTCAATTGTCTCCACATAAATCCGGGCGCTGCTGGTTATAAGGGCTTTCATAACGTTTGTACTGCCGTTCGATTTGTAATCGACAAACAAGACGTCAAGGATCTTGAAGTGCTAGAATTTGAACGGAGTAAATTCGATGAATAA
- a CDS encoding helix-turn-helix domain-containing protein: MSVEKIAVISVDVIDSSKFEESSYLPSLTQLEDPAQTYLRKAGDMLLTSRGDSFQVMLNDWQTSFLKAIYLKAFFKKQVATLKSSNRKKNLDVRLSLTVGWVKQLPEDIGKTMEEPFIISGRALDKMKSKGQNFIVTTNNDNINHELELECAFLDDILNGWTAAQAEVIYYLVQGLKQVEIASDLGLTQPSVSNRIQLAKWGLIERMNKRFVELMQSI; this comes from the coding sequence TTGAGTGTGGAAAAAATAGCAGTCATATCAGTTGATGTTATCGACTCTTCGAAATTTGAAGAGTCCAGTTATTTACCGTCCTTGACACAGTTGGAAGATCCCGCTCAAACCTATTTGAGAAAAGCCGGAGATATGCTGTTAACGAGTAGAGGAGATAGCTTTCAGGTTATGCTGAATGACTGGCAAACTTCATTTTTAAAGGCTATTTACCTAAAAGCCTTTTTCAAGAAGCAAGTCGCTACGTTAAAATCAAGCAATAGAAAAAAGAATCTGGATGTCAGGCTATCGCTAACTGTTGGTTGGGTGAAGCAATTACCCGAGGATATTGGAAAAACAATGGAAGAACCGTTTATTATCTCGGGAAGAGCGCTGGATAAGATGAAAAGTAAGGGGCAAAATTTCATTGTAACAACCAACAATGACAATATAAATCACGAGCTTGAGCTTGAGTGTGCTTTTTTAGATGACATTTTAAACGGATGGACAGCAGCCCAAGCTGAAGTTATTTATTATCTTGTACAAGGTCTGAAGCAAGTTGAAATCGCATCGGATTTAGGTTTAACCCAACCGTCGGTCAGTAACCGGATTCAGCTTGCTAAATGGGGCCTCATTGAACGGATGAATAAACGTTTTGTTGAATTAATGCAGAGTATATGA
- a CDS encoding DUF3307 domain-containing protein, with protein sequence MILFLRLLFAHLLADFLFQPTAWVIDKNERKIRSVKLFYHIVVVTVLSTLFTLDYFSWRIPVFIFVFHYLIDLIKIYFKPSISTNLSWFLFDQFLHLLLIFWISALLDESVQAVSCEIWGKLSNPDVFIYVIAYFLIVWPSMVVVNLATKEWQKQIAESGETNLSNGGKWIGVLERLLVLTFVLGGQFQAIGFLIAAKSILRISVKSEENARIMSEYVLVGTLISFTIAVFVGIGTRAILQL encoded by the coding sequence ATGATTCTATTTCTTCGCTTGCTATTTGCGCATCTTTTGGCAGATTTTCTGTTTCAGCCTACAGCTTGGGTTATTGATAAGAATGAGCGAAAAATAAGGTCGGTAAAATTGTTTTATCATATTGTTGTCGTAACAGTACTGTCCACTCTCTTTACGCTGGATTATTTTAGCTGGCGGATTCCTGTGTTCATCTTCGTATTTCATTACCTGATTGATTTGATAAAAATCTATTTCAAACCATCCATTTCAACCAATTTAAGCTGGTTCCTTTTCGATCAATTTTTGCATCTGCTCCTCATTTTCTGGATTTCTGCTTTATTGGACGAATCGGTGCAAGCTGTTAGTTGCGAAATTTGGGGAAAGCTCAGCAATCCGGATGTTTTTATCTACGTGATAGCCTATTTCCTGATTGTTTGGCCGTCGATGGTTGTGGTAAACCTGGCAACTAAAGAATGGCAGAAGCAAATTGCCGAAAGCGGGGAAACAAATCTCTCGAACGGAGGCAAATGGATCGGCGTACTCGAAAGGCTGCTGGTATTGACTTTTGTACTGGGTGGACAATTTCAGGCCATTGGATTTTTGATTGCAGCCAAATCTATTCTTCGCATTTCGGTGAAGAGCGAAGAGAATGCCCGAATCATGTCAGAGTACGTGTTGGTGGGAACTTTAATCAGTTTCACAATTGCAGTGTTCGTTGGCATTGGAACCAGGGCGATTCTGCAATTGTGA
- the prmA gene encoding 50S ribosomal protein L11 methyltransferase, translated as MQYIKTAFKLSPDNEVNREILTAYLSELEFESFDETEDELNAFFPTGKVEETEIARILSDIPFDVSFATEEMPDINWNEEWEKNYFQPLLIGPDCLIRAPFHTQYPEAKYEIVIEPNMAFGTGNHETTSLMIEHIDELNVEGQTVLDMGCGTGILGIFASMKGCESVTAIDIDSWAFESVVENCRLNNVNNMEAFIGDASLLGNKKYDLILANIQKNIILQDIEKYVSVLNEDGILIVSGFYKDDLEDIVGRASELFLRKLTLKVKNNWVACSFEK; from the coding sequence ATGCAATACATAAAAACTGCATTTAAACTTTCTCCCGACAACGAAGTTAACCGGGAGATTTTGACCGCGTATTTATCCGAATTGGAATTCGAAAGTTTTGATGAAACGGAGGACGAGTTAAACGCCTTCTTCCCGACGGGAAAAGTTGAAGAGACTGAGATCGCGCGTATCCTCAGCGATATTCCTTTCGACGTGTCCTTTGCAACAGAGGAAATGCCCGATATTAATTGGAATGAAGAGTGGGAAAAAAACTACTTCCAACCATTACTTATTGGCCCCGATTGCTTGATTCGAGCCCCTTTCCATACACAATATCCGGAAGCAAAATACGAAATCGTGATTGAGCCCAATATGGCTTTCGGTACCGGAAATCACGAAACCACATCGCTAATGATCGAGCACATCGACGAATTGAATGTCGAAGGGCAAACGGTACTGGATATGGGATGCGGAACCGGTATCCTGGGTATCTTTGCATCGATGAAAGGCTGCGAATCAGTTACTGCTATCGACATAGACAGCTGGGCGTTCGAGAGTGTTGTGGAGAACTGCCGTTTGAATAATGTTAACAATATGGAAGCCTTCATTGGAGACGCCTCTCTTTTGGGCAACAAAAAATACGATTTGATCTTAGCAAATATTCAGAAAAACATTATTCTTCAGGATATTGAAAAATACGTCAGTGTACTGAATGAGGATGGAATTCTGATTGTTAGCGGGTTCTACAAAGATGATTTGGAAGATATTGTAGGAAGGGCTTCCGAATTGTTTTTACGAAAACTAACACTGAAAGTAAAAAATAATTGGGTGGCTTGTTCTTTCGAAAAGTAA
- a CDS encoding TerB family tellurite resistance protein, translating to MGKFGKWIAGGLGWAFLGPIGGIIGFVVGSMFENENNPLTTTNRTNGYSSSTTTTGGYVMSLLVLVAAVMKSDGKVLKSELNYVKDFFVRTFGTESAQEALKLLRDLLNQNIPVTEVCQQIQKNMDYSSRLQLLHFLFGIAQADGKVDVSEANLIDHIAQNMGITGKDFESIKSMFVANTEAAYKILEIEPSATDEEIKKAYRKMAMKYHPDKVSYLGEDFQKAANEKFQKVNEAYEQLKKERNLV from the coding sequence ATGGGTAAATTTGGAAAATGGATTGCCGGCGGATTGGGCTGGGCCTTTTTAGGCCCGATTGGAGGGATTATCGGATTTGTGGTCGGCTCAATGTTTGAAAACGAAAACAACCCGCTAACAACAACGAACAGAACAAACGGATACAGCTCCTCGACAACAACAACCGGTGGCTATGTAATGAGTCTCTTGGTTTTGGTTGCGGCTGTTATGAAATCGGACGGCAAAGTGCTAAAGTCGGAATTGAACTACGTCAAGGATTTCTTTGTACGAACTTTTGGTACCGAATCTGCACAGGAAGCACTGAAACTTCTGCGCGATTTGTTGAATCAGAACATTCCGGTAACTGAAGTCTGCCAACAGATTCAGAAGAACATGGATTATTCTTCTCGTCTGCAGTTGCTGCACTTCTTGTTTGGTATTGCCCAAGCTGATGGCAAGGTTGACGTTTCTGAAGCAAACTTAATCGACCATATCGCCCAAAACATGGGCATCACCGGGAAAGATTTCGAGTCCATCAAATCGATGTTTGTTGCCAATACCGAAGCTGCTTACAAAATTCTGGAAATCGAACCTTCGGCTACCGACGAAGAAATCAAAAAAGCTTACCGCAAAATGGCGATGAAATACCATCCCGACAAAGTCAGCTATTTAGGAGAGGACTTCCAGAAAGCTGCGAATGAGAAGTTTCAAAAGGTGAATGAAGCCTACGAACAACTAAAAAAAGAAAGAAACTTAGTGTAA
- the coaE gene encoding dephospho-CoA kinase (Dephospho-CoA kinase (CoaE) performs the final step in coenzyme A biosynthesis.) gives MIKVGITGGIGSGKSTICHFFRTLGIPVFEADTEAKKLINSSEAIKNQLIAEFGSDIYLPNQLIDRKKLAGLIFNSPTLLEKVNRIIHPEVRIYFNKWVELQKSPYIIHEAAIMFESGFYQMMDYTILVTAPEAERIARVMKRENSTEESVKARIEKQWTDEQKMELASFIVKNDNKELIVPKLIELDKRFRSHG, from the coding sequence ATGATTAAAGTTGGAATAACCGGTGGAATTGGCAGTGGAAAATCAACCATTTGCCACTTTTTCAGAACGCTCGGAATACCAGTTTTCGAAGCTGATACAGAAGCAAAGAAACTGATCAACTCGTCCGAAGCCATCAAAAATCAATTGATCGCCGAATTTGGTAGCGACATTTACCTGCCAAATCAGCTCATTGACCGAAAAAAATTAGCGGGCCTGATTTTTAATTCGCCAACTTTACTCGAAAAAGTAAACCGAATCATTCACCCCGAGGTACGAATTTACTTCAACAAATGGGTCGAACTGCAGAAGTCACCCTACATTATTCACGAAGCTGCCATCATGTTCGAGAGTGGCTTTTACCAAATGATGGATTACACGATTTTGGTAACGGCACCCGAAGCCGAACGAATTGCGCGGGTTATGAAACGCGAAAATTCAACGGAAGAAAGCGTCAAAGCCCGGATAGAAAAGCAGTGGACGGATGAACAGAAAATGGAACTTGCCAGTTTCATTGTAAAAAATGATAACAAGGAACTCATTGTTCCGAAATTAATAGAACTAGATAAACGATTTAGAAGTCATGGGTAA
- a CDS encoding CdaR family protein, whose product MEKIWFNKIHALYKTLRMKDDRRLMVFLVCLVIATLFWFLNALNKEYTVDLSFPVKYTNLPNNKILANSPPDHFTLKVNSYGFTILRHKLSMAFSPLVFNVNDFTGHRMESSENSKFRIGTRQFINRISGQVSNELQIIEIQPDSLYFEFDKIVRRKVKVQPNITYSLKQQYYVSGEISTEPDSVTVAGAQSTLDTLKYIQTKKQHYKELEKNIQRNVLLESYDNLTIDPKRVILKIPLEEYTEKNLSVPVLVTGVPDNVIIKLFPEKVKVSFLVGLSHFSEITDANFELTVPYSDIEEKKEILKVNLDSKPLNILNVSVAPDQVEYLIEEKSND is encoded by the coding sequence GTGGAAAAAATTTGGTTCAATAAGATTCACGCGCTCTACAAAACGTTGCGGATGAAAGACGACCGAAGACTTATGGTCTTCCTGGTCTGCCTCGTAATTGCCACTTTATTCTGGTTTTTAAATGCATTGAATAAAGAGTACACAGTGGATTTATCATTCCCGGTAAAGTACACCAATTTGCCCAACAATAAAATCCTGGCCAATTCGCCGCCCGACCATTTTACATTGAAAGTAAATTCGTACGGTTTCACGATTTTGCGCCATAAGTTGAGCATGGCTTTTTCACCGTTGGTGTTCAATGTGAATGATTTTACCGGGCATCGCATGGAGTCTTCCGAAAACTCGAAATTCCGCATCGGAACACGCCAATTCATCAACCGAATCTCGGGGCAGGTAAGCAACGAACTTCAAATTATAGAGATCCAACCGGATTCATTGTATTTCGAGTTCGACAAGATCGTTCGTCGCAAAGTAAAAGTACAACCGAACATTACTTATTCACTCAAACAACAGTATTACGTCAGCGGCGAAATTTCAACCGAACCCGATTCTGTAACAGTTGCCGGCGCACAATCAACGCTGGATACTTTGAAATATATTCAGACGAAAAAGCAACACTACAAAGAGCTTGAAAAAAATATTCAGCGCAACGTATTACTCGAAAGCTACGACAACCTGACGATCGATCCGAAGCGCGTAATTCTGAAGATTCCGCTGGAGGAATATACCGAGAAAAACTTGTCTGTTCCTGTTCTCGTTACCGGCGTTCCGGATAACGTTATTATCAAGCTTTTCCCCGAGAAAGTGAAAGTGAGCTTTTTGGTCGGCCTGAGCCATTTTTCGGAAATTACCGATGCCAATTTCGAACTAACTGTCCCCTACTCTGATATCGAAGAAAAGAAAGAGATACTTAAAGTCAACCTGGATTCAAAACCTCTGAATATTCTGAATGTTTCGGTTGCTCCGGATCAGGTGGAATATCTAATTGAAGAAAAATCAAATGATTAA
- the yajC gene encoding preprotein translocase subunit YajC, protein MNYLLMAPQQAGTEANPIMTFLPMILIIVVFYFFMIRPQMKRQKELRKFRESLAKGDKVVTTGGIYGKVAEIKENYVLLQVDDNVKLRVDKSAVVKDMSDVPQQK, encoded by the coding sequence ATGAATTACTTATTGATGGCACCCCAACAAGCGGGAACCGAAGCAAATCCGATCATGACATTCTTACCCATGATTTTGATTATCGTGGTGTTCTACTTCTTCATGATCAGACCACAAATGAAAAGACAAAAGGAACTGCGCAAGTTCCGCGAAAGCCTGGCAAAAGGCGATAAAGTTGTTACAACCGGAGGTATTTACGGAAAAGTAGCAGAGATTAAAGAAAATTACGTTCTGTTACAAGTTGATGACAATGTAAAACTTCGTGTTGACAAATCAGCTGTCGTGAAAGACATGTCTGACGTTCCGCAACAAAAATAA
- a CDS encoding DUF1573 domain-containing protein: MKLFIFILILLGFQACKSSTKSNDYSKEPKGDPKFAIQEEIHNFGTVHAGEVLSYSFRFTNEGTGNLVIDSTKVDCGCLEISYPPEAVKAGDYNFIEVVFNSSGEVGNVVKQIQVFANDGNEPQKLMITARVENELINLYN; encoded by the coding sequence ATGAAATTATTCATTTTCATATTAATCCTACTTGGTTTTCAGGCTTGTAAAAGTTCCACAAAATCAAACGATTATTCAAAAGAGCCAAAAGGGGATCCAAAATTTGCGATTCAGGAAGAAATCCATAATTTTGGAACCGTTCACGCCGGAGAGGTTCTTTCATACAGTTTCCGATTTACAAACGAAGGCACCGGTAACCTGGTAATCGACAGCACAAAAGTAGACTGCGGATGTTTGGAAATTAGCTATCCGCCGGAAGCTGTAAAAGCCGGAGATTACAATTTTATTGAGGTGGTCTTCAATTCGTCGGGTGAAGTTGGAAATGTTGTCAAGCAAATTCAGGTATTCGCCAACGACGGCAATGAACCTCAAAAGCTGATGATTACAGCGAGAGTTGAAAACGAATTGATAAATTTATACAATTAA